A window of Castanea sativa cultivar Marrone di Chiusa Pesio chromosome 1, ASM4071231v1 contains these coding sequences:
- the LOC142621688 gene encoding uncharacterized protein LOC142621688 isoform X1, translated as MEEPMYGTERPNGSGTYVEVTGAGVDDDQPKGNHHHPHHHHHPRYHGGGGGGEEETLYSVFHRFISAILFPDHSTDPAPLLHRIKTSVAHNAPRLREASGNTARNVYIWTRRGSHLRALLVISVGTITLLALTGLLVFMLFFLAATVNAIVISLLVSLVAAGGFLALFFTCVTFIYIGALSVAVFVISSTTISAIIAALIATGWIGFFWTLWLATKKGFEIAKHSLSVTGSTISSYSTARHAHRNEELGKKAD; from the exons ATGGAGGAGCCGATGTACGGTACGGAGAGGCCTAACGGCAGTGGTACTTACGTGGAGGTGACCGGCGCCGGCGTGGACGATGACCAGCCTAAAGGGAATCACCAccacccccaccaccaccaccacccccgCTACCACGGCGGCGGAGGAGGTGGGGAGGAGGAGACGTTGTACAGCGTATTCCACCGTTTCATATCGGCGATTCTGTTTCCTGATCACAGTACGGATCCTGCTCCGCTGCTGCACCGGATCAAGACCTCTGTGGCCCACAACGCCCCTCGCCTTCGCGAAGCTTCTGGAAACACCGCCCGGAATGTTTATATCTGGACTCGTAGAGGCTCTCATCTTCGTGCTCTCCTCGTCATTTCT GTTGGGACGATCACTCTTCTTGCTTTGACAGGATTGCTTGTCTTTATGCTTTTCTTTCTGGCTGCAACTGTCAATGCCATTGTCATATCTCTTCTGGTGTCCTTGGTGGCGGCAGGTGGCTTCTTGGCTCTTTTCTTCACCTGTGTAACATTTATATACATTGGAGCGTTATCAGTAGCTGTGTTTGTTATTTCCAGTACTACAATTTCAGCAATCATAGCTGCTCTGATAGCTACAG GGTGGATTGGATTCTTCTGGACTTTGTGGTTGGCAACAAAGAAAGGCTTCGAGATTGCTAAACACTCACTCTCTGTGACTGGTTCAACAATCTCGTCTTACTCTACTGCTAGGCATGCTCACCGCAATGAAGAACTAGGCAAGAAGGCAGATTGA
- the LOC142621688 gene encoding uncharacterized protein LOC142621688 isoform X2 — MEEPMYGTERPNGSGTYVEVTGAGVDDDQPKGNHHHPHHHHHPRYHGGGGGGEEETLYSVFHRFISAILFPDHSTDPAPLLHRIKTSVAHNAPRLREASGNTARNVYIWTRRGSHLRALLVISVGTITLLALTGLLVFMLFFLAATVNAIVISLLVSLVAAGWIGFFWTLWLATKKGFEIAKHSLSVTGSTISSYSTARHAHRNEELGKKAD, encoded by the exons ATGGAGGAGCCGATGTACGGTACGGAGAGGCCTAACGGCAGTGGTACTTACGTGGAGGTGACCGGCGCCGGCGTGGACGATGACCAGCCTAAAGGGAATCACCAccacccccaccaccaccaccacccccgCTACCACGGCGGCGGAGGAGGTGGGGAGGAGGAGACGTTGTACAGCGTATTCCACCGTTTCATATCGGCGATTCTGTTTCCTGATCACAGTACGGATCCTGCTCCGCTGCTGCACCGGATCAAGACCTCTGTGGCCCACAACGCCCCTCGCCTTCGCGAAGCTTCTGGAAACACCGCCCGGAATGTTTATATCTGGACTCGTAGAGGCTCTCATCTTCGTGCTCTCCTCGTCATTTCT GTTGGGACGATCACTCTTCTTGCTTTGACAGGATTGCTTGTCTTTATGCTTTTCTTTCTGGCTGCAACTGTCAATGCCATTGTCATATCTCTTCTGGTGTCCTTGGTGGCGGCAG GGTGGATTGGATTCTTCTGGACTTTGTGGTTGGCAACAAAGAAAGGCTTCGAGATTGCTAAACACTCACTCTCTGTGACTGGTTCAACAATCTCGTCTTACTCTACTGCTAGGCATGCTCACCGCAATGAAGAACTAGGCAAGAAGGCAGATTGA